One segment of Pseudobythopirellula maris DNA contains the following:
- a CDS encoding DUF3299 domain-containing protein, with product MRLSFCIGLLCAGCGEAPPEIAADAASETAVQDAAAEDRAAERPAAAGPEHDSDRLLDKTFDDLVFDIEPDEPFERSMITPEVEALAGRRVRLRGYIYPTMQKHHLKQFVLVRDNQECCFGPGAALYDCVLVEMAPGKTASYGIRPVAVEGRLRIEPLTFDGKTLGVFQMIADSVD from the coding sequence TTGCGGCTGAGCTTTTGCATCGGCTTGCTTTGCGCCGGCTGCGGCGAGGCGCCGCCCGAGATCGCCGCCGACGCGGCGAGCGAGACGGCGGTGCAAGACGCCGCCGCCGAAGATCGCGCCGCCGAAAGGCCTGCGGCCGCCGGCCCGGAGCACGACTCCGACCGCTTGCTCGACAAAACCTTCGACGACCTGGTGTTCGACATCGAGCCCGACGAGCCTTTCGAGCGGTCGATGATCACCCCCGAGGTCGAGGCGTTGGCCGGGCGCCGGGTCCGTTTGCGGGGCTACATCTACCCCACGATGCAGAAGCACCACCTCAAGCAGTTCGTGTTGGTGCGCGACAACCAGGAGTGCTGCTTCGGCCCCGGCGCCGCGCTCTACGACTGCGTGCTGGTCGAGATGGCCCCCGGCAAGACGGCCAGCTACGGGATCCGCCCGGTCGCGGTCGAGGGGCGGCTGCGCATCGAGCCGCTCACGTTCGACGGCAAGACGCTCGGCGTCTTCCAGATGATCGCCGACTCGGTGGATTGA
- a CDS encoding C-terminal binding protein: protein MPNAFYTDYPWPDIELERKILAEAGCELRTASDNREETLAREVGDADVVLTCWAPVTARVIDAAKNCRHIARTGIGLDNIDVEHATERGVLVTNVPDYCYREVAEHTLALVLTMARKIAESHWATKRGEYDLSSHLPIERVEGKTLGLVGLGRIGKSLAAKAAALGMRVVGTNRSREAPDGVEWLPLEKLLAESDHVALCAPLTDETHHMMRRETFEQMKPTAFLINTARGGLVDHDALAAALDAGNLAGAALDVQDVEPPDLGRAPYNDPRVVVTPHTAFCSTEAIHELRTRVARQAADFLQGKQPECRVNDPK from the coding sequence ATGCCCAACGCCTTCTACACCGACTACCCCTGGCCCGACATCGAGCTGGAGCGCAAGATCCTCGCCGAGGCCGGGTGTGAGCTGCGCACCGCCAGCGACAACCGCGAGGAGACGCTCGCCCGTGAGGTCGGCGACGCCGATGTGGTGCTCACCTGCTGGGCGCCCGTGACGGCGCGGGTGATCGACGCCGCGAAGAACTGCCGGCACATCGCCCGCACCGGCATCGGGCTCGACAACATCGACGTGGAGCACGCGACCGAACGAGGCGTGCTGGTCACCAACGTGCCCGACTACTGCTACCGCGAGGTGGCCGAGCACACACTGGCGCTTGTGCTGACGATGGCCCGCAAGATCGCCGAGAGCCATTGGGCCACGAAGCGCGGTGAGTACGACTTATCGTCGCACCTGCCGATCGAGCGGGTCGAGGGCAAGACGCTCGGCCTGGTGGGGCTGGGACGCATCGGCAAGAGCCTGGCCGCCAAGGCAGCAGCGCTCGGCATGCGGGTGGTCGGCACGAACCGCTCGCGCGAAGCGCCCGACGGCGTCGAGTGGCTGCCCCTAGAGAAGCTCCTTGCCGAGAGCGACCACGTGGCCCTCTGCGCGCCGCTCACCGATGAGACGCACCACATGATGCGGCGTGAGACCTTCGAGCAAATGAAGCCGACGGCCTTCTTGATCAACACCGCCCGTGGCGGGTTGGTCGACCACGACGCCCTGGCCGCGGCGCTCGACGCGGGCAATCTGGCCGGCGCAGCGCTCGACGTGCAGGACGTCGAGCCGCCCGACCTCGGCCGTGCGCCCTACAACGACCCGCGGGTGGTGGTAACCCCGCACACGGCGTTCTGCTCGACCGAGGCGATCCACGAGCTGAGGACGCGGGTGGCCCGCCAGGCGGCCGATTTCTTGCAGGGCAAGCAGCCCGAGTGCCGGGTGAACGACCCAAAATAG